The following are encoded together in the Amblyraja radiata isolate CabotCenter1 chromosome 27, sAmbRad1.1.pri, whole genome shotgun sequence genome:
- the rsrp1 gene encoding arginine/serine-rich protein 1, translated as MVVTDVGRSNAHVNAPRNTGRDCKLANSADLSSDLMKEKSSFGIEMKQKADGCSTKKAEKIAVGVDELRLSSPDKTQKNKKASQSRTPGLRKSQISKSGSISSSGSSQSSSPSSRSSSVSSSASSQSGSVLSSSSSRSSSMSSTSSSQSGSLSSSSSSRLGSISSSGSSRSSSLSSSGSSRLGSVKKHRSSTKYTTLVSRTKYISREKYRRSRRANSRSRSRSWSRSCYRRSRHQMSCRSPIRSRSRSSLRYRRSRSGSRSRCSSGLQRTCHNVISKTQSSHTRSRSRSRGRSIHLTQKDKKTLLEIAKANADKLFGKDIIRLPPNLRLTNPFKDENFDFEKYNSEVAKEVTRREKHTNEVEEDEPLQKLQNAPSRMETNHWIAFSVKNAVAKPLYHKSSSGAIKGSPENKRKGGPYGQWVLVQSGRKNGDKTQAR; from the exons ATGGTGGTGACTGATGTCGGGCGAAGCAACGCTCATGTGAATGCGCCAAGAAACACGGGTCGGGACTGTAAACT GGCAAATTCAGCAGATTTATCCTCTGACTTGATGAAAGAAAAATCCAGCTTTG GCATTGAAATGAAGCAGAAAGCAGATGGATGCAGTACAAAGAAGGCTGAGAAAATTGCTGTTGGTGTGGATGAATTAAGACTTTCTTCTCCTGATAAGACCCAAAAGAATAAGAAAGCATCGCAGTCCCGAACTCCTGGTTTGCGAAAATCCCAGATTTCCAAGTCGGGATCGATATCGTCTTCAGGAAGCTCTCAATCGTCTTCTCCCAGCTCTAGATCCAGTTCGGTTTCATCCTCTGCCAGCTCTCAATCGGGTTCAGTGTTATCTTCCAGCAGTTCTCGATCCAGTTCAATGTCGTCTACGAGCAGCTCTCAATCTGGTTCACTGTCATCTTCCAGTAGCTCTCGATTAGGTTCAATATCATCTTCTGGCAGTTCCAGATCCAGTTCGCTGTCCTCTTCAGGCAGTTCCCGATTGGGTTCAGTAAAAAAGCACAGGTCAAGTACAAAATATACCACGTTGGTTTCAAGGACCAAATACATATCACGAGAGAAGTACAGAAGATCAAGGCGTGCCAATTCAAGGTCCCGGTCTCGAAGCTGGTCAAGATCTTGTTACCGAAGATCGAGGCATCAAATGTCTTGCCGGTCTCCAATAAGGTCCAGATCAAGGTCCAGTTTGAGATATAGAAGATCTCGCTCAGGATCAAGGTCAAGATGTTCATCTGGATTACAGAGGACTTGCCATAATGTTATCAGCAAAACCCAATCATCAcacacaagaagccgaagcagatCAAGGGGCAGGTCTATCCATTTAACACAAAAAG ATAAAAAGACGTTGCTAGAAATAGCAAAGGCAAATGCTGATAAGTTATTTGGAAAGGACATCATCCGTTTGCCACCTAACCTGAGGCTTACCAATCCATTCAAAGATGAGAATTTTGATTTTGAAAAGTATAACAGTGAAGTAGCAAAAGAGGTGACCAGAAGG GAGAAACACACAAATGAAGTTGAAGAAGATGAACCACTTCAGAAGTTACAAAATGCCCCTTCAAGAATGGAAACAAATCATTGGATAGCTTTCAGTGTGAAA AATGCAGTAGCAAAACCTTTGTATCACAAGTCGTCAAGTGGCGCGATTAAAGGATCTCCTGAGAATAAGCGGAAAGGAGGCCCATATGGACAATGGGTGCTGGTACAAAGTGGTCGCAAGAATGGTGATAAAACACAAGCACGGTGA